Below is a window of Prosthecochloris sp. GSB1 DNA.
CTTTCGTATCGAACATGAAAAAAAATCTCGTGACCGGCGGCAGCGGCTTTCTCGGATCGCATCTTTGCCGGCGCCTGCTCGATCGTGGAGACGAGGTGCTTTGCGTCGACAATTTTTTTACCGGTGACAAGAGCAACATTCTGGATCTGATCGGGAACCCCCGTTTCGAGCTTTTGAGACACGACGTGACGTTTCCGCTCTATGTCGAGGTCGACGAGATTTACAATCTCGCATGTCCGGCGAGTCCGCTTCATTACCAGTTCGATCCCGTGCAGACGACCAAGACGAGTGTTCACGGCGCCATCAACATGCTGGGACTCGCAAAAAGGGTAAAGGCGACAATCATGCAGGCTTCCACCAGCGAGATCTACGGTGATCCCGAGATGCACCCGCAGGCGGAATATTACTGGGGGAAAGTCAACCCGATCGGTCCGCGAAGCTGCTACGACGAAGGGAAGCGATGCGCCGAAACGCTGTTTTTCGATTATCATCGCCAGCATGGCCTCGACATCAAGGTGGTTCGCATTTTCAATACCTATGGCCCCGGAATGCACCCGGGCGACGGCCGCGTGATGAGCAATTTTATCGTACAGGCTCTCAGAGGCGAGAACATCACTATATACGGAGACGGTACCCAGTCGAGAAGTTTCTGTTATGTCGACGATATGGTCGAGGCTTTTCTGCTGATGATGCAAACCGGAAAAGGATTCACGGGACCGATCAATCTGGGCAATCCCGAGGAGTTCACGGTTGTCGAACTCGCGGAAAAAGTTCTTGCAGTCACCGGCAGCACTTCCAGACTTGTCTACAAACGACTGCCGGACGACGATCCCCGGCAACGGTGCCCGGACATTTCCCTGGCTCGCGAGCGTCTCGGGTGGAAGCCGAACGTGGATCTTGACGAGGGGCTCCGCGAAACCGTAAGGTATTTCAGGAAAATCTTATCTTGCTGAACTACATGCGTTCCCCAGTGCTTTTTCTTGTGTTCAACCGGCCAGAAAAAACCCGCGCCGTTTTCGATGTGATCAGGCAAGCCGCGCCTTCACGGCTATACGTGGCGGCGGACGGCCCGAGGATAGAATGTTTGGATGAAGCCCGACTATGCCGTGAAGTTCGTGAGGCCGCCACGGCTGTCGACTGGTTCTGCGAAGTGAAAACCCTTTTCCGGGAAGAGAACCTCGGCTGCGGCAAGGCGGTCTCGGCGGCGATCGACTGGTTTTTTTCGCACGAGCAGGAGGGGATTATTCTCGAAGACGATATCATGGCCGACCGGTCGTTTTTCAGGTATTGCGACGAACTGCTCCATCGTTTCAGGGATGACGAAAGAATCATGGCGGTGACGGGGGATTATTTCCGCCGAAAGCCGCGTGACGACGGTGACAGTTACTTTTTCAGCCGTTATCCGCATATGTGGGGATGGGCGACCTGGCGGAGGGCCTGGCGACACTATGATTTCTCCATGAGCCGCTGGCCGGAACTGAAAAACTCTGAATGGCTCGATGCGCTTGGCGGAGGATACCACGATTTCACGGACTACTGGACACGGATATTCGACCGGACCAGTGAAGGACGGATCGATACATGGGACTACCAGTGGTTTTTTTCCTGCTGGTTGCAGAACGGTTTGGCCGTGACGCCGTCGAGAAATCTTTGTGTGAACATAGGCTTCGGGAAAGACGCCACGCATACGAAAAGCAAACGGGAATGGCGTTCCAGGCTGCCCCTGGAAACCATGCCGTTTCCTCTGCGTCATCCTGAGTCGGTCTTTCGCGACGCGGATTTTGACAGATGGCTGGACATGCATCTGTTTCAGACCCGCGACTCGTTTCGGATAAT
It encodes the following:
- a CDS encoding UDP-glucuronic acid decarboxylase family protein, coding for MKKNLVTGGSGFLGSHLCRRLLDRGDEVLCVDNFFTGDKSNILDLIGNPRFELLRHDVTFPLYVEVDEIYNLACPASPLHYQFDPVQTTKTSVHGAINMLGLAKRVKATIMQASTSEIYGDPEMHPQAEYYWGKVNPIGPRSCYDEGKRCAETLFFDYHRQHGLDIKVVRIFNTYGPGMHPGDGRVMSNFIVQALRGENITIYGDGTQSRSFCYVDDMVEAFLLMMQTGKGFTGPINLGNPEEFTVVELAEKVLAVTGSTSRLVYKRLPDDDPRQRCPDISLARERLGWKPNVDLDEGLRETVRYFRKILSC
- a CDS encoding nucleotide-diphospho-sugar transferase; translation: MRSPVLFLVFNRPEKTRAVFDVIRQAAPSRLYVAADGPRIECLDEARLCREVREAATAVDWFCEVKTLFREENLGCGKAVSAAIDWFFSHEQEGIILEDDIMADRSFFRYCDELLHRFRDDERIMAVTGDYFRRKPRDDGDSYFFSRYPHMWGWATWRRAWRHYDFSMSRWPELKNSEWLDALGGGYHDFTDYWTRIFDRTSEGRIDTWDYQWFFSCWLQNGLAVTPSRNLCVNIGFGKDATHTKSKREWRSRLPLETMPFPLRHPESVFRDADFDRWLDMHLFQTRDSFRIMIHRKLGRLKRKKKLLFGFS